In Thermoanaerobaculum aquaticum, a single genomic region encodes these proteins:
- the rpe gene encoding ribulose-phosphate 3-epimerase, with product MGQPVKPVKVAPSLLAADFTRLGEEVQEVERAGADLLHFDVMDGVFVPNLSFGPVVCQAVRRVSALPLDVHLMVTKPEVLIEPFAKAGAHRLSVHVEAVTHLHRVLAQIREAGMVPGVALNPLTPLASLDEVWPFVGFILLMTVNPGFGGQSLIPETVGKLGRLARIREQVAPHVELVVDGGVTVDNAPALRQAGADVLVAGTAVFAEADRQRAISLLKGGS from the coding sequence GTGGGCCAGCCGGTAAAACCCGTCAAGGTGGCCCCGTCGCTTTTGGCTGCTGACTTCACGCGGCTAGGTGAAGAAGTCCAGGAGGTAGAAAGGGCTGGAGCTGACCTGCTGCACTTCGACGTGATGGACGGGGTGTTCGTGCCCAACCTGAGCTTTGGACCCGTGGTATGCCAAGCGGTGCGAAGGGTTTCGGCTTTGCCGCTGGATGTGCACCTCATGGTCACCAAGCCGGAGGTGCTCATCGAGCCGTTTGCCAAGGCCGGCGCCCATCGCCTTTCGGTGCACGTGGAGGCGGTAACCCACCTGCATCGGGTGTTGGCGCAAATCCGCGAGGCCGGAATGGTCCCCGGCGTCGCTTTGAACCCCCTCACTCCGCTGGCTAGCTTGGACGAGGTGTGGCCCTTTGTGGGCTTCATCCTGCTCATGACCGTCAACCCCGGCTTCGGCGGCCAGAGCTTGATCCCCGAAACTGTGGGCAAGCTGGGGCGGCTGGCCAGGATCCGGGAGCAGGTGGCACCCCACGTGGAGCTGGTTGTGGATGGGGGCGTGACCGTAGACAACGCCCCCGCTTTGCGGCAAGCTGGTGCCGACGTTTTGGTGGCGGGGACCGCGGTGTTTGCGGAAGCAGACCGGCAAAGGGCCATTTCGCTGTTAAAAGGGGGGTCTTAG
- a CDS encoding outer membrane protein assembly factor BamD — translation MWRAGVVVCSVLLLLSCASAKKQEDAFLAEVTQMSKDEILAKGDALAAKKKFVEARKYYAFLADSFPNDPLGRKAALKIADTFFASKDPESQAEAQVRYKDFATRFPNDPHRAYALLMLGRTYLQQAKGPQRDLTPVRQAAESFQQVVSLFPDSPEAQEARTLLAKCREDLAAHELQVARFYLQVGAKEGARNRLNYLLRNYPETAAAKEGETLLQQLAAEEKVRTITGNT, via the coding sequence ATGTGGCGAGCGGGCGTGGTGGTGTGCAGCGTGCTTTTGCTTTTGTCCTGCGCCTCGGCCAAGAAACAGGAGGATGCGTTTCTCGCCGAGGTAACGCAAATGAGCAAGGACGAAATCCTGGCCAAGGGTGATGCCCTAGCTGCCAAGAAGAAGTTTGTAGAGGCCCGCAAGTACTACGCTTTTCTTGCCGACTCCTTCCCCAACGATCCCTTGGGCCGCAAAGCAGCACTGAAAATTGCCGACACGTTTTTTGCCAGCAAAGATCCGGAATCGCAAGCCGAGGCCCAGGTGCGTTACAAGGACTTTGCCACCCGATTCCCCAACGACCCTCACCGCGCTTACGCCCTGCTAATGCTTGGGCGAACCTACCTTCAGCAGGCCAAAGGCCCCCAGCGGGACCTCACCCCGGTGCGACAGGCAGCGGAAAGCTTCCAGCAGGTGGTTTCGCTCTTTCCCGACAGCCCCGAGGCCCAGGAAGCCCGCACGCTTTTGGCCAAATGCCGGGAGGATTTGGCCGCCCATGAGCTGCAGGTGGCGCGCTTTTACCTGCAAGTGGGGGCAAAAGAAGGGGCGCGCAACCGGCTCAACTACCTGCTGCGGAACTACCCGGAAACGGCCGCCGCGAAAGAGGGAGAAACGCTGCTGCAACAGCTGGCCGCTGAGGAAAAGGTGCGGACAATCACCGGCAATACTTGA